Part of the Trichoderma asperellum chromosome 1, complete sequence genome is shown below.
ctgaaagaaaaagaaagaaagaaagaaatatacTAAGTTTTTTCTAATACATGCAAGGGGGCCAACACAGCTGATGTaaagttttttcttcttctgcagccACTTAAATAGTCGGCtgcagcaaacaaacaacaaaagcGAGAAacaaccaacagcagcacacCGATAAGAGGGAAACGCTGCTTGCACTACACAAGCGGTGGTCTGTACAGCATACAGTACTGTACGcatgtagtatgtagtagtgaTGGCGCTTTGGGCCCAGCAGGCGTCCAGTAAGATTCGCCCGATGCAACTCGGATCCCGGTCAGGCGGCCAAGCAAACACTTTGTTTCAGATCTGCGAATTTAGCGCCAGCCACACAAGAGAAACGTGGCCGGCGACCGCCATACAATCTGTGCGGGAATATGATATGGGATGGGCTGAATTCCGCTGCGTGCCCGTGCAGCAGCTGGTATCCGGCGCAAAGCAGAGCACATGGACAATAGACTAAGAATGTACGTGCTAATGCAACAAGTAATATATAAGCGACAAGGCAGAGAGGGCAGAGAGCAGCTAGACGCAACTCAAAAAAAGGGCGAGGCGCCCTGTTCCCACagcctggctggctggcaaACGGCTTTTGATACCTCATTTCAACATCTCGGTGATACTCTAAAGTGCCCTATCTGTACCTTGCACTAGCCCTTCTAGCAAGGCGCACGGTGGCCTCGGAGCGGGAGTCTGGAGTAGATGACAGATGACAAGCCAAAAGTGGGCGCAAGAGCTCGGAAAATCCAGGTATATGGGCCTTGGGGCCAAAAGTTGCCAGTACAGGCGCGGCCAGGACAGCCCGGCGCGCCGGCGGCATTTCTTTTGGCGGCAATGCGCGCTGGGTGCCGGGTAGCAGGTACATGTGTCCGTTATGTGTGCTATGTACATGCAGCCGTTGAAACAGCCACGGACCCCTCCCCGCCGCCACGCGCCGGCCGGTTGTGCCCCGTCGCGGTTTAGGCCTGGAAGCCAATGCAGGAACAAAAAAGCCAGAGCCGCTTGTTAGTGCGGTTGGAAAGGAGCaggggatggggatggaggTTTTGTTTCTGTTGGTTTTgttcttgtttgttttggcCGGATTTAGTCACCCACCTTGATATGCATCTTGACTGGTGACGAATATCGCTTGGAACTGTAGCAAGCAATtaatactaggtaggtacctaggttaTTCAGTCTGTGTTCCACGAGATAGTAAGCACTTACTAGTAGTTGGCTGGACTGAACAGAGAGATTGTGTGACGCTGCAGGGCTTTTTGCTTGTGCGCTCACATTGTTCTCAGCAGGTCTACAAAGAGaggggttaaaaaaaaaaagcgtatTCGTGTGCTGATACATCATTATCAGGCTCTTGGCTGCCGTTCTTGACTTTGGATGTGACAGGCGTCTGGTCCTTTACGCGACTCATGTGGCTGCGAGCTGCTCACcgtcgtcttctccatctcctgcTTCTTCCAGCCTGTCGTCGTAGGAGGCATGATTGCCTGGACAGAGCCTCTTTGGGGGGAATATAATTGCACCAATCCTGTTTTATGATTTTTAATCTATTTCTCATTTGCGTATGGATCCCAGCACAGGGCTCAACCTGGCTCTCTGCCTGCTGTTGGCAGTGCTGGACGTGCGTGCTGCAGTGGGATGCCCGGCTCGCTGGCGCCAGGGGCTCCCAGGGACATGCCTTCTGTGCATCCACCCACCACAAGCGCTGGCCACAAACGGCATTAGCAGGGCCTCCCCTGTCCATGCATGCTGTTCTGGGCTGGGCTCGCTCTTACACGCACCTGCACAGGCACGAACTCCCTCGACCCCACCCGTATATCGTCCATATCCAAGATGCCTCacctctcactctctctttttttctatttatcTCCAAGGCCGCCGGGTACTTTtcgagcctcttcttcctttcttctccaggCCGCTTCATCTTTCAAGTTGCTGGGCACTTCCTCTCCTTTAAGCATTTTTCGATACATAgcattctttcttcttttacctTCTTTGTATCATCCATTCTTTCACCGCGAACGACATTCGACATTCCTTCGTGGCTCACTTATAGCATACACATTCTTTTCAAAGGTGCTCAGGTATCACCGTTGCATTTATTTACAACCGTCCTAGCGACCTTCACAGCTCGTCGAAAGCTTCACTCGATTTGCACACATcccgtcttctctttcaccATGAAGTTCTCTACCCTCGCGGGCGCTGCCGCCATGACTGGcgctgccatggctgccaaggACAGCCGAACCTTTGCTGTTTTGCGATTCACCAACAAGGGCTTGGTCACCACTCGTGCTGATCCCATTGTCCAGCCCGGCGGTCCCTCTGGACACGTCCACAACGTCCTCGGCGGCAGCAACTTtggcttctcctccaccggCCAGGACCTGCTCAAGTCCAACTGCAGCACTGCGCTGGTCAAGGGTGACTTCTCCAACTACTGGTACCCGACCCTGTACTTCCACGACCCCAAGACCGGCCTCTTGGAGTCTGTCGACGTCTACTACACCAACGTCTACTACTTCTTCGAGGCCACCAACGACGACATCAAGGCCTTCCCCACCGGCCTGCAGATGGTCTCTGGCAATGCCATGACCCGTGTCGGCcctgctggcggcggcggctctcAGCTCGACCCCTCCAAGGGCCCCGTCAACCCGATCCAGTTCACCTGCCCTCGCACCTCCTACAATCCTCCCTCCTATCCCGTCGGCTCTGACGGCACCAAGGCCGGCATGGTTGATCCCAACAACCAGGGCGCTGGATCTGGTTTCCCTGACGTTACCTGCGACGGCCTGTACTCTCCTCTCCGCCTGGACATCCACTTCCCCTCCTGCTACAACCCTGCCGCCGGCCTGACCAACTACAAGAACAACACTGCCTTCCCCACCGACGCCGGCAATGGCAAGCAGGACTGCCCTGCTGGCTGGATTCACACTCCTCACATCTTCTTCGAGGCCTACATGGACACCCAGCCCTTCAAGGGCCGATGGGACGAGAACCAGGGCACCCAGCctttcgtcttctccaacgGTGATGTTACCGGCTACAGCGGCCACGCCGATTTCATGGCTGCCTGGGACGAGGATGTCCTCCAGCACATCATTGACACTTGTGACGCTGGTGATTCTGGTATGGACCAGTGCCCTGACCTGCCCTACGGCCTGAACAGCGGCGAGTGCACCATTCCTCCTCTGGTCAACGAGCAGATCACTGGTAACCTCACTGCCCTCCCTGGTAACAACCCCCTCAGCGGCTTCAGCTTCGGTGCTGCTCCTGCTATGAGCTCCGGATCTTCTAGCTCCAGCTCTAGCTCTGGCTCCACCAACAACGCTTCCTCTGGCTCTTCCTCTGGCTCTTCCTCTGGCTCTTCCGGCTCCTCTGGTtcctctggcgctggcgcttcCAGCAAGCcagccagctcctccaagccTGCTGCCACTAGCAACGTCGTCAACGCTGCCCAGCCTGTTACCACTTCCAAGGCCGCCGCTGGTGCTGGCTCCAAGACTATTGAGTCCAACCCTCCTGCTACTTCCAAGCCTGCTGCAGGTGGTGCCCccgctggtggtgatgagCAGTGCAGTGCTGCCAACGTCCACACCGTCACTGAGACCGTCACCGTCACTGCTGGTTCAGCCCCTGCTTCCACCCCTGTTGCTACCAAGGGTAACTCTGCTGCCACTGTCGGTGGATACACCTATGCTGGCTGCTACCAGGACAACATTGGCCGTGTTCTGAGCGGTGATGTTCTGCCTAACCTTGGCCCCATGACCAACGAGAAGTGCGTTGCCAACTGCGTTGGCAAGGGCTTCTCTATTGCCGCTACTGAGTACGGTGGCCAGTGCTACTGTGGCAACGAGCTCGTCGGCTCTTCCAAGCTCGCCGAGTCTCAGTGCGCCACCCCTTGCGAGGGTAACTCCAAGGAGGTTTGCGGTGGAGGCTGGGCTATCAGCGTCTACAGCAAGACCGGCTCCGTTAGCATGACCACTGCTAACTCCCGCCGCTCTGAGCACgcccgccgccaccgcagcCGCCGCATCTAAGGTGTCGTCGGCTATGTTTGGCGCATTTAGGATTTGTATGAGCTGAGTGTTCTGGAGTATTTTAAGCGTTGCATGGGTGATTCCGTGAATTTATGGTGGTAGGGTCATGGGTAAAGGTACAAAGTCAGCAGCGGGCATGATATCTGCTGACTTTGGGAGTGATTATTGGATACTTCGATTCTCACGTGTATTTTTGAAAACATATTTTACGCTTCTTGGTTTTCTTTATCTGTCAGATCAGTTAAAGGGGCCTCCCACGAGGggattttaaagcttttatcaATCGAGGTCTATGAATGACTGGGTCTTATAGAGTCtgaataaaaaagtttatgaGCAatttcaaaaagaagaaggaacaAGAAGTAAGATTGAGTTGGTTTAACCGTGATATACTGTAGATGGAGTATTGATGTTGAATATCTGGGAGTGTATAAGTGTAAACGAAGCTAGTACTTGTAGGCGGACACCCACCCACGTTGCTGTCGGTTGGCGGCTGAACCACGGCTAATTCCATATTTTCTGTCTTTCACAACGAGGTCTCTCATCCCACAGcagcattttatttttcactttataccttttttaaAACTCTTCTAAACCAAATCCtcaattaatctatagatacCCCCCTTTTGAAAATGTCTCTCTATCATGAGGCAGCAGAAATTCTGTCCTCGTCATCAAATTCAAGCGGAAGCCTAAAGTCGCGAGTGTTTGGCAAAAAGAATGGCAAGGCGCCGCCGGGTCAACTATATGCTCTCGTGCTGGAGAGTGCAAAATGGAGTCCAGTGTTGAAGGAGGTCATTGAAAAGACTGAGCTTTTAAAGCTGGAGAGAAAGGTACCATGAACATCTATATAACATACCGCCTTATTTTGTGTATTTGAGCGCTGAGCCACCGCATAGTGAGCGTGTGAGtgctgacttttttttcttatccttTCACTATGTAGCTTACGCCTACATTGGCTTTGTTGCTGGTGCATGATTTATTACTGGCCAAGAAAGGAATTGCACTTCCGCAGAGCCATGGACTGAGAGCGTCAATTGAGCGTCACAAGGGACGGCTGAGTTCAGAACTAACGCTGGCGAGACTCAGAAGAAAGGCCCCGACAATGGAAGTCTTGAGAGAACAGGTTGAAAGAGCAGCTGCGGGTGAAGAGGCCAACTACCCCAGATGGGTACGTGTTAACGCCCTCAAGAGCAGCGTGGAAGAGCAATTGGAGACGACCTTTTCAAAACACGCTAGGGCCGAGAGCATTCAAGATATTGTTACCAAGTCTGGCAGGCATATTTACATTGATCCTCATGTGCCGAATCTGCTTGCTATTTCTCCGGGGATGGAATTTGCCAAGGTGGAAGCCTACACATCGGGAAAGATAATTCTACAAGACAAGGCGTCATGCTTCCCGGCGTATCTGTTAGATCCGCGGTCTGAGGATGGAGATGTCATTGATGCTTGTTCAGCACCGGGAAACAAGACTACACATCTTGCTGCCATTCTTCATGATCATCGCCCAGAGTTTGAAGATGTGCCGCAGACAATTTACGCGTTTGAGAAAGACTCCAGGAGAGCCCAGACGCTAGAGAAGATGGTCAAGATTGCAGGATCGAAAGATATTACGCGCATAGGGTTCGGGCAGGACTTTCTACAAGTCGATCCCATGGCTGAAAATTATAAGGATGTGggagctctgctgctggatcCGAGCTGTTCAGGGAGTGGTATCGTAGGTCGAGATTCGATGCCCGAGTTACATCTCCCCGACCCGCCGGCGGATAACCGTGGCGGAAAGGGGAAGCCGAGCACCGCCAATgcgaataagaagaagagaagccacGATGAAGTTGAAGACCGTGCGCAGAACGTGTTGGTAGACGACGATGGAAACGAGACGGTGGTGAAGTCGGAAAAGGATCTGGAAGCTCGACTTGAGGCGCTCTCTGCATTTCAACTGACACTCCTGCAACATGCATTTCGCTTTCCTCGAGCTAAAAAGATTACTTACTCGACATGCTCAGTCCACTCTCAAGAGAATGAAAGAGTTGTCATTCGAGCCCTGGCATCAGACATTGCAAAGACCAAAGGATGGCGTATCCTACGGAGAGAAGATCAGGTAAGCGGAATGAGGGATTGGCCTGTCCGGGGATTAGTCGAGGCCGCGGAGGGTGACGAGATAGTCGCCGATGCATGCATACGCTCTTATAAGGGGGATGGCAGAGGGGTGATGGGTTTCTTTGTTGCTGGGTTCGTACGGGATTCGATTGACGGCAACGATGCATTAGGGGCTTCTATTGATACCGACGGGGATAATGAAGGGGAGGGCCCATATCTCCGCGGCGATGATGGGCGGATTTTACGGGATGTTGTTGGGATGCCGGTGCTGAAGTCCACGGGGGTGGCTGTTTCGCTCCGTGGAGTggatgaaggaaaagaagatgaagatgaagatgaagatgagatggaggaggacgaggatgcaTCGTCGGATTCTGGAACAGGCAGTGAAGACGAATGGGGAGGCATCAGCGATGCGTAACTTTGTGCAAAAAGAGGTTGATAATACCCGGACGCACTCCATACAGGCTACGTTGCATTCTTTCATGTCACTAGAGACAAAATTGGCCTTGAGTTTTTTTTGTATTAGCTGAAAGCGGAAACCGGCTATGCGTCGGTGATGCACTTTAATCCTTGTTTCGTTGTCTCGACATGGTAACAGAGCTGTTACAGGAATAGAATGACCTTGAGAATAGGCTAATAGACAGATACTGTTCTTGAAGATTTTGAATCGATATTTGTGTTGCTTACAAACCTTGAGGCTCAGTTTTATCTAAATTTACGTCGGGCTGAAATGGTATACTAGCGTACTTGGGTAACATATTTGTCGATTTAGAGCAGCACCACTTGAACAATTCGGCAAAAGATATAACCAAGCCAACATCATAGGCTCGAACGGACCGTCGGGCAAGATTGAGTGAATCCCTTCCGTCTTGATTCTGCACTGGTGACTccgcagatgctgctgatacCTCGCTTTCTCCCTTTTGAAGTGACGTCTTCGTATTTGGCTTACGTTGGTGTCCAAGTCTGGGCGGCAAATAAAGCACGCAAACAACAAGAGTGAAATCACAAGCCgtaagaaaaagcaaaaacagTCGACTACACTTGGCGAGGTCTAATTGGCACGAGCGGTCAGATGCCGCTTTTTTGTCGCAAGGCCCTCGACGCTTTCTCAGAACAagaagcgaaaaaaaaaagcattgaACGTTCTTCAAACTCCAGCACAGACAGCCTCGGCACAGCCCGTGGTTCTTCTAGAACAAGTCATGTTCTGTGGGATTTTAACTCATGGGACGGTGGCATGTTTAATTGGACCACCTTGTGGACTTGATAAGCTTCTCAGCGACACGAATGCGAGGAGAACGATCCGTTGTGGATAAGGGTCATTCGAAAACTCGGTGAAACTCACCGGTTCTAGTTCCACAGTGAGGCGAAAACTCggccgagaaaaaaaaaaatcacaagCTGAGAGGCTAAGTCGTTTGGTAGGTATTTCACATGGCAAAAATCGAGACGAGATGAAAAATTTCTCTTCTCGGTAGATGCCGAGAAATTGAAGAGTAGGGCGAAGCAACTAGGCGTCGGTCCGGCTTCTGTATTAGTAGCTTAttagtatgtatgtatagaCAGATCTGACGGCGGCAGCCAAAAAGTGGGTTTTCctaaaattctttttttttttctttcttttctcaaaaGGCTCAGCAGCGATCTCGCCTTTGGCCGACCTGTTGCCTCGGCACATCGCCTGTCAGACTATCGAAGCACGGACATTGCCGCACAGGTATTGGCATTGGGGGCATTTGTTCGATTGTGGGCCGCTTTATATAATGTTTGTTCCCTTTATTCTATGGATCCCATTATACGGGTCCCGGGATACAGGGTTGCATCAGCCCACAACTGCGGTGGCCCCCCTTATCAAATAATCGTGGCATGACTAATTTGGCTGTGACTCTTTGAACTGGTttgatgccttttttttttttttttttccttttttgaaTCCCGAAGTATGTACTCTATTTTTGTATTCATAATAGTCTCTTTGTGGACTTGTAAGAAATACATGGGCCACGGTGGAACGTACTGTATGCATTTTTGAGCAAGGCTGCTAAATCACCAAAACGTGGCTTACGGTTTCAGCCTTATTCTTAGGAGGGCGGCAGCCATTCTTCAACTGCCGTCTGTGTGCATATTGTAAGCGCCGTTTTCATTCACGAGTTTtgccaaaaagaagcagaagaagcgaggTTTGTCTCAAAAGGGATTAAAGTCAGCTTTCTTACAAGGAGGGTaataatactgctgctatatatgtatatatatatattatatatattctttcttcatgtttctttttgtgaCAAAAGTGCTATTTCGTATGTGAACCATCAGCCAAGAGAAGCTGAGTGCTGGCTATTGCCTAAATGGGCGCATGGCCGGCAAGctccaaaaaaaatactCCGTAGCTTGGCAGTGGACTAAAAAAACCGGTGGGCAGGCGGACtgttaaaaaagaaggcgggcggaaataaagaagacaaattaaaaaaaaaaaaaaaaaagaaattcgATAAATTAAGATAAAATacagaataaaaaaagatttggAAAATAAAAGGGGACGGCCCCATAAAAGAATTACTGTTTTACCCAGATCTCCACGTGCTAAACAGCGTTCGAGCTACTCCACTAGTACTAGCGCCAATAAACGAGCGGGTCACTCTTCTCGCAGGGTGCAACATTCCGTGGAGTTTCCGAGGCTTTGCTTACAGCGAAGCCTTGCTTCCTTCGCGGTGCATCTTGTTGACGCTTCTGCCTCCCGGAATTCCGCTCCAATGGGGGCGTGGAAAACGATGACGAATCGTCTAGGGCGTCGATGATCTGTTTGATGGAGAATGTCCATTACATTCTGTAACATCTAGGGCTTGACATCTTGCCCGTACTCCGTGCTGTTGGGTTGGGGTGAATCCTGCCCATTGACTCTGGAGGCGCAGAGACGGCGATGAGGGGCTCCGGCATCCCGTCAGAAGGAGCAAACAAACTTCCATATGACTAAACAGCGCAGTAGACGCCTACGTAATGACGGCTGAATCAAATCGATGATAATACCTAGGTATTTGGGAAAGTACGCTACGCAATACCTAGGTTCAATGCAAAAAAGGCGACAGCCTCGTTCTTAGCAGCAGGCCGTTTTGCCTATAGAAGAATGGGGTAGCTGAGATTATAGTTCAGGTCTTTTAGTCATTTGTTTGCGCTCTTTCTGCTGGTCAAGAGTCTCCTATACAAGCTTTTGAGTACGCGGGCATGCCACAGCCGCATGACAAGCAGCTGTAAGACGGGCGCTCACATGGCGGCTATCTGGTTTCTTTCATAGAAAGATCCGAACGATCTAGATGATTATCAGCAGACGGAGGGTGCGTGAATGGGGGGGACTATTGCTGTTAATGGCAGTCTCCGCCAGTTTGCACGTGTTGTTTCCGAGCCTTATGGGATGACTCTTTTGGATAGATTACAAATGTTGTCGAAAATCAATCACAATCAACATCGTACAAGGTAGAACGTTGAGGCGTGGCAGCATAAAAAGAACGGACTTCGGGCCACGGCGCCGGGTTGGTGGGGCCACGTTCCCGGAGATTGTATCTGGCGTGTCCCATGCCAGGCTTGCCTCAGATTTCGAATTTTTAATCAATCTTTTATTGCGCTGGGAGCTAAAACTTTGCCTATACGAGCTTTGCAAACAGCGCTCTGTAAATGAATAAACTGCTAATAGCCGTAAAGCCCGGGAAATGTCAAACCATGCTAGGAACCCGTGTGTGTGTAGGTGCCTCTTCCGACGCAACGTGCAGGATCGCACTAGTAGGTGATATTGGCAGCCAAATACATGTACTACTTAGTCTACTTGTGCGACCATTCCAGAGCACAGAAGAACAATACGTGTACGGAGTGCATACAAAGtacctagcagcagtaggagCGATAACCGTGACCAGGGCAAGGTCCCGTCTGCGCGGAATACAGTATCCCAGCAGCTACTAAAACTGATCGGCTTCCATTTTGCATGCTTAGACGGCATGTTTGTGAGGGGGGGCCAAGCTACATGATTGGCACGGACAAGTGCTCGCACCCACCTCTCGCCGAGTCGGATGGACTTGGATCCCACGAGGGGAAATGCTTCTTTTGTGGAATGATTCGAAAAACGGCGTTCGTATCAGGCAGCTTGCGGCAGCTGCGAGATGACCCGTCTGCAAAATAGAAGCACAAGGTTGTTTATAACATAACATGTATGTCTcgctatatatacatgtctctctctctctctatatatatatatatatctatatatatatatatagtaccTAGTGGTAGTTCAGGCGTTATTCTCACTGTGAAAGGCGGAGCAGAGAACACCTAAACGAAAGAGAAAACGACTGAGGATGGAATCAACTTCTCCACTCCCCCCTTCCCTGGTAGCTGTGACTACAAGCAGTAACTCGTAGGGCAGAGCGAAAACGAGGGGTCTTTTTGTTTGTCCATCGTTCGTCTCGGTAAGGGATTGGCGCGTGGGTGGGCTGGTGCTTTGTTAGTACCAGTAGGTATTCCGTCTTTAACCATGTACAGCTTTTGGGCACGGCTGCCGATCGGTGGTTGTACATACAAATTACGTTTCAACCAACGACGTGTGAAATCGCCATCCGTGATAGTATGTCGACAACAACTCAGCATGAGCCAAGCATGAGGCGCAGCGTTGCAATGCAGCGCCGTGATATACATGGAGGTAGTAATGGGTACTCCGTAGGCATgtactgcagcagcagcgagccCAAAGCCACGGGCAGATACGTCATGCCGACACCTCATGCACAAGACGCTGCGTCCGGCCGAAGCTTGGCTCCGGAATGTCCCAGAACGGCCCAGCGCtgttcttctcccttctctttgtctGCGGCGGCCGCCCGCCCGTTGGCCACACCAACCCTCGCCGTGGCGCAATCCTGGCGAAATCTCCATGGACTTTATGGCCGGCACAAAGACGCAGGGCCCCGCTGTCCACCCGCGGCCCCATCAGGACTAGCCCCGTCTGCGAGCCGCCCGCGGCGCTAGGCCTCTCTGGACAGtacctcgccatcatcaccatctggCGACTCTTCCCCCTCGCAAATAACTCGTTAACTCCACCACTTGCTTGGTCGCAGTCCTGCTCAAACCCGAATCCCTTGCCCAGTTCCaccagctgcttcttttttgatCATGCAGCTGTTTCTGCAGCTCTGGTCGGGTCAGGCCCGGTTCCTGGTAATCAACACCCTGGTCAACCAAGCTCAACCCTCTCAAGCTCACCTCTCTcgtctttatttataacaAATCAACGCCTCCTCCCTGTTCGCACGGCTGTCTATTTCTCTCCATAACCTACTTTTCTGCTTGCCAACTCGTGGTAGCTTTCTAGATCTACAGGCACTTACATCTCAAAAGACaggcatcttcttcgccccCGCCAGCCTTGTCTCCCCTGACTCGCCCTTTTCTACgcctctctcccctctctcctcttttcctcttccttcgcTTCTCGCCTCTCCACCGCAGCCTCGTGCCACTGTCCATCTGCCGAGGCTCAGCGGCGTTCTAGGCCTATCTCGTCTTCTCAAGGGGTGCTTTGATTGTCACTTTATACGGGGTATAAGATAACTCGTCCGGACGGCATCCACCGTTATCCGCCGGCGGAGTTCCACAGAGATTAGGTTGAGTTTTAGGGAGGTACGTGTAATTCAATGCATTGGTAATCCCTGTCCAACAGATTACCAGTGGTATAATATACATACAAGCATGTGCCCTCGAATCTTACGATCTGACTTTGGTCCAGGctttctcatctcatctcgtctCGCCTCAAA
Proteins encoded:
- a CDS encoding uncharacterized protein (EggNog:ENOG41), with the protein product MKFSTLAGAAAMTGAAMAAKDSRTFAVLRFTNKGLVTTRADPIVQPGGPSGHVHNVLGGSNFGFSSTGQDLLKSNCSTALVKGDFSNYWYPTLYFHDPKTGLLESVDVYYTNVYYFFEATNDDIKAFPTGLQMVSGNAMTRVGPAGGGGSQLDPSKGPVNPIQFTCPRTSYNPPSYPVGSDGTKAGMVDPNNQGAGSGFPDVTCDGLYSPLRLDIHFPSCYNPAAGLTNYKNNTAFPTDAGNGKQDCPAGWIHTPHIFFEAYMDTQPFKGRWDENQGTQPFVFSNGDVTGYSGHADFMAAWDEDVLQHIIDTCDAGDSGMDQCPDLPYGLNSGECTIPPLVNEQITGNLTALPGNNPLSGFSFGAAPAMSSGSSSSSSSSGSTNNASSGSSSGSSSGSSGSSGSSGAGASSKPASSSKPAATSNVVNAAQPVTTSKAAAGAGSKTIESNPPATSKPAAGGAPAGGDEQCSAANVHTVTETVTVTAGSAPASTPVATKGNSAATVGGYTYAGCYQDNIGRVLSGDVLPNLGPMTNEKCVANCVGKGFSIAATEYGGQCYCGNELVGSSKLAESQCATPCEGNSKEVCGGGWAISVYSKTGSVSMTTANSRRSEHARRHRSRRI